In one window of Henckelia pumila isolate YLH828 chromosome 1, ASM3356847v2, whole genome shotgun sequence DNA:
- the LOC140861950 gene encoding uncharacterized protein isoform X2 yields MAALAILRRRKVFSDCFVVPVRSIQSTLSQGESCQRVDSRNFSSVTDVSQTTDPRKDDCQSLILNKELLNSSLFGIIRHKAYGSSTFLHGTGRSNFNSLVGAKLMSQSIRYSSTATANKPDLGSDNEDNEEMAAEKRKEASPEECDQAVVGLSTAKAKAKAKKLQESHNVVKSFLKTLWAKFLGIGPALRAVASMSREDWAKKLVHWKDEFVSTLKHYWLGCKLLWADVRISSRLLLKLAGGKSLSRRERQQLTRTTADVFRLVPFAVFIIVPFMEFLLPVFLKLFPNMLPSTFQDKMKEEEALKRRLMAKLEYAKFLQDTVKEMAKEVQNSRSGEIKKTAEDLDEFLNRARTGAGVSNEEILGFAKLFNDELTLDNISRPRLVNMCKYMGISSIGTDSYLRYMLRNRLRRIKNDDKLIKAEGVESLSEAELREDCRERGMLGILSVEEMRQQLLDWLDLSLNHSVPSSLLILSRAFTVSGKLSPQEAVRATLSSLPDEVVDTVGITSLPSEDSLSERKRKLDFLEMQEELIKEEEAREEEELAKKKKSADVEEDVALKEMTLSTARLAQEQARERAVDKEEKLCQLSRALAVLASASSVSREREEFLSLVNKEIELYNSIVDKDDTNGEVETVKAYKAASDEIEDAKPESDNVSSALIDKVDAMLQDLEQEIDDVDAKIGDHWRILDRDYDGKVTPEEVASAALYLKDTLDKEGVQELVRNLAKDADGKILVEDIVRLGSRLVDGSKAESEEM; encoded by the exons ATGGCTGCTCTGGCAATTTTGAGGCGAAGGAAGGTGTTTTCAGATTGCTTTGTGGTTCCTGTTCGTTCTATTCAAAGTACCTTGAGTCAGGGGGAATCCTGCCAACGCGTGGACTCTCGCAATTTTAGCTCTGTCACAGACGTCTCTCAGACTACAGATCCTAGAAAGGATGATTGTCAAAGTTTAATTTTAAACAAGGAACTGTTGAATTCCTCTTTATTTGGTATAATTAGGCATAAAGCTTATGGGAGTTCAACATTTCTTCATGGTACTGGAAGGTCGAATTTCAATTCTCTGGTGGGTGCCAAGTTGATGTCTCAATCTATTCGATATTCTTCCACAGCAACTGCAAATAAGCCTGATTTGGGAAGTGACAATGAAGATAATGAGGAAATGGCTGCAGAAAAGAGAAAGGAAGCTTCTCCTGAAGAATGTGATCAAGCTGTTGTAGGTCTAAGCACTGCCAAGGCCAAGGCAAAAGCTAAAAAGCTGCAAGAATCTCATAATGTTGTGAAGTCCTTTTTAAAAACACTTTGGGCCAAATTTTTAGGTATTGGTCCAGCTCTGAGAGCTGTGGCTTCCATGAGCAG GGAAGACTGGGCCAAGAAACTTGTTCACTGGAAAGATGAGTTTGTATCAACACTGAAGCATTACTGGTTGGGTTGTAAGCTTCTGTGGGCTGATGTGAGGATCAGTTCGAGATTATTGCTGAAACTTGCTGGAGGAAAAAGTCTCTCCAGAAGGGAGAGGCAACAGCTTACAAGAACTACTGCTGATGTTTTTAGGCTAGTTCCATTTGCAGTTTTTATCATTGTTCCATTCATGGAATTTTTGTTGCCTGTGTTCTTGAAGCTGTTTCCGAACATGCTACCATCAACATTCCAGGACAAGATGAAAGAAGAG GAAGCACTAAAAAGAAGGTTAATGGCCAAATTAGAATATGCAAAGTTTCTTCAAGACACAGTCAAAGAAATGGCGAAAGAAGTACAAAATTCACGAAGTGGAGAGATCAAGAAAACAGCAGAGGACCTTGATGAATTTCTGAACCGG GCTAGAACCGGTGCTGGTGTCTCAAATGAGGAAATCTTAGGATTTGCTAAGTTGTTCAATGATGAACTCACATTAGATAATATTAGCAG GCCTCGTTTAGTGAATATGTGCAAGTACATGGGAATCAGCTCCATTGGAACTGATTCTTATTTGCGGTATATGCTGCGGAACAGATTGCGAAG GATCAAGAATGATGACAAATTGATTAAAGCAGAGGGCGTGGAGTCTCTATCTGAGGCTGAGCTTCGTGAAGATTGTAGAGAACGAGGCATGCTTGGAATACTTTCTGTGGAAGAAATGCGCCAGCAG CTGCTTGATTGGCTGGATTTATCTTTGAATCACTCTGTTCCATCTTCACTTCTGATTCTTTCCAG AGCCTTCACGGTATCCGGAAAATTGAGTCCACAAGAAGCAGTTCGAGCTACGTTATCTTCACTACCAGATGAGGTCGTAGATACTGTCGGCATCACGTCATTGCCATCTGAAGATTCTTTATCAGAAAGGAAGAGGAAGTTGGACTTCCTTGAAATGCAGGAAGAACTTATCAAG GAGGAAGAAGCAAGAGAGGAAGAAGAGCTGGCCAAGAAGAAAAAATCTGCAGATGTTGAAGAAGATGTGGCTTTGAAGGAGATGACATTATCAACGGCTAGACTAGCACAAGAACAAGCCAGAGAAAGAGCTGTTGATAAGGAAGAAAAGCTTTGTCAGCTTAGCCGTGCATTAGCCGTTCTGGCGTCTGCTTCT TCGGTAAGCAGGGAGCGGGAAGAGTTCCTCAGTCTAGTCAATAAAGAG ATTGAGCTGTACAATAGCATAGTGGATAAAGATGACACGAATGGTGAAGTAGAGACGGTGAAAGCATACAAAGCTGCGAGTGATGAAATTGAGGATGCTAAACCTGAGAGTGACAATGTTTCATCTGCACTCATAGATAAG GTTGATGCCATGCTTCAAGATCTTGAGCAAGAGATTGATGATGTAGATGCGAAAATTGGTGACCATTGGCGAATTCTTGACAG AGATTATGATGGTAAAGTGACTCCTGAGGAGGTGGCTTCTGCGGCTTTGTACTTGAAGGACACTTTAGATAAAGAGGGAGTGCAAGAACTTGTGCGCAATCTTGCCAAAGATGCAG ATGGAAAAATATTGGTCGAAGACATCGTTAGATTGGGCAGTCGTTTGGTAGATGGCAGCAAAGCTGAATCCGAGGAAATGTAG
- the LOC140861950 gene encoding uncharacterized protein isoform X1 — translation MDLNKGRAIREELLIMAALAILRRRKVFSDCFVVPVRSIQSTLSQGESCQRVDSRNFSSVTDVSQTTDPRKDDCQSLILNKELLNSSLFGIIRHKAYGSSTFLHGTGRSNFNSLVGAKLMSQSIRYSSTATANKPDLGSDNEDNEEMAAEKRKEASPEECDQAVVGLSTAKAKAKAKKLQESHNVVKSFLKTLWAKFLGIGPALRAVASMSREDWAKKLVHWKDEFVSTLKHYWLGCKLLWADVRISSRLLLKLAGGKSLSRRERQQLTRTTADVFRLVPFAVFIIVPFMEFLLPVFLKLFPNMLPSTFQDKMKEEEALKRRLMAKLEYAKFLQDTVKEMAKEVQNSRSGEIKKTAEDLDEFLNRARTGAGVSNEEILGFAKLFNDELTLDNISRPRLVNMCKYMGISSIGTDSYLRYMLRNRLRRIKNDDKLIKAEGVESLSEAELREDCRERGMLGILSVEEMRQQLLDWLDLSLNHSVPSSLLILSRAFTVSGKLSPQEAVRATLSSLPDEVVDTVGITSLPSEDSLSERKRKLDFLEMQEELIKEEEAREEEELAKKKKSADVEEDVALKEMTLSTARLAQEQARERAVDKEEKLCQLSRALAVLASASSVSREREEFLSLVNKEIELYNSIVDKDDTNGEVETVKAYKAASDEIEDAKPESDNVSSALIDKVDAMLQDLEQEIDDVDAKIGDHWRILDRDYDGKVTPEEVASAALYLKDTLDKEGVQELVRNLAKDADGKILVEDIVRLGSRLVDGSKAESEEM, via the exons ATGGATCTTAACAAGGGTCGCGCCATCAG AGAGGAACTCTTGATTATGGCTGCTCTGGCAATTTTGAGGCGAAGGAAGGTGTTTTCAGATTGCTTTGTGGTTCCTGTTCGTTCTATTCAAAGTACCTTGAGTCAGGGGGAATCCTGCCAACGCGTGGACTCTCGCAATTTTAGCTCTGTCACAGACGTCTCTCAGACTACAGATCCTAGAAAGGATGATTGTCAAAGTTTAATTTTAAACAAGGAACTGTTGAATTCCTCTTTATTTGGTATAATTAGGCATAAAGCTTATGGGAGTTCAACATTTCTTCATGGTACTGGAAGGTCGAATTTCAATTCTCTGGTGGGTGCCAAGTTGATGTCTCAATCTATTCGATATTCTTCCACAGCAACTGCAAATAAGCCTGATTTGGGAAGTGACAATGAAGATAATGAGGAAATGGCTGCAGAAAAGAGAAAGGAAGCTTCTCCTGAAGAATGTGATCAAGCTGTTGTAGGTCTAAGCACTGCCAAGGCCAAGGCAAAAGCTAAAAAGCTGCAAGAATCTCATAATGTTGTGAAGTCCTTTTTAAAAACACTTTGGGCCAAATTTTTAGGTATTGGTCCAGCTCTGAGAGCTGTGGCTTCCATGAGCAG GGAAGACTGGGCCAAGAAACTTGTTCACTGGAAAGATGAGTTTGTATCAACACTGAAGCATTACTGGTTGGGTTGTAAGCTTCTGTGGGCTGATGTGAGGATCAGTTCGAGATTATTGCTGAAACTTGCTGGAGGAAAAAGTCTCTCCAGAAGGGAGAGGCAACAGCTTACAAGAACTACTGCTGATGTTTTTAGGCTAGTTCCATTTGCAGTTTTTATCATTGTTCCATTCATGGAATTTTTGTTGCCTGTGTTCTTGAAGCTGTTTCCGAACATGCTACCATCAACATTCCAGGACAAGATGAAAGAAGAG GAAGCACTAAAAAGAAGGTTAATGGCCAAATTAGAATATGCAAAGTTTCTTCAAGACACAGTCAAAGAAATGGCGAAAGAAGTACAAAATTCACGAAGTGGAGAGATCAAGAAAACAGCAGAGGACCTTGATGAATTTCTGAACCGG GCTAGAACCGGTGCTGGTGTCTCAAATGAGGAAATCTTAGGATTTGCTAAGTTGTTCAATGATGAACTCACATTAGATAATATTAGCAG GCCTCGTTTAGTGAATATGTGCAAGTACATGGGAATCAGCTCCATTGGAACTGATTCTTATTTGCGGTATATGCTGCGGAACAGATTGCGAAG GATCAAGAATGATGACAAATTGATTAAAGCAGAGGGCGTGGAGTCTCTATCTGAGGCTGAGCTTCGTGAAGATTGTAGAGAACGAGGCATGCTTGGAATACTTTCTGTGGAAGAAATGCGCCAGCAG CTGCTTGATTGGCTGGATTTATCTTTGAATCACTCTGTTCCATCTTCACTTCTGATTCTTTCCAG AGCCTTCACGGTATCCGGAAAATTGAGTCCACAAGAAGCAGTTCGAGCTACGTTATCTTCACTACCAGATGAGGTCGTAGATACTGTCGGCATCACGTCATTGCCATCTGAAGATTCTTTATCAGAAAGGAAGAGGAAGTTGGACTTCCTTGAAATGCAGGAAGAACTTATCAAG GAGGAAGAAGCAAGAGAGGAAGAAGAGCTGGCCAAGAAGAAAAAATCTGCAGATGTTGAAGAAGATGTGGCTTTGAAGGAGATGACATTATCAACGGCTAGACTAGCACAAGAACAAGCCAGAGAAAGAGCTGTTGATAAGGAAGAAAAGCTTTGTCAGCTTAGCCGTGCATTAGCCGTTCTGGCGTCTGCTTCT TCGGTAAGCAGGGAGCGGGAAGAGTTCCTCAGTCTAGTCAATAAAGAG ATTGAGCTGTACAATAGCATAGTGGATAAAGATGACACGAATGGTGAAGTAGAGACGGTGAAAGCATACAAAGCTGCGAGTGATGAAATTGAGGATGCTAAACCTGAGAGTGACAATGTTTCATCTGCACTCATAGATAAG GTTGATGCCATGCTTCAAGATCTTGAGCAAGAGATTGATGATGTAGATGCGAAAATTGGTGACCATTGGCGAATTCTTGACAG AGATTATGATGGTAAAGTGACTCCTGAGGAGGTGGCTTCTGCGGCTTTGTACTTGAAGGACACTTTAGATAAAGAGGGAGTGCAAGAACTTGTGCGCAATCTTGCCAAAGATGCAG ATGGAAAAATATTGGTCGAAGACATCGTTAGATTGGGCAGTCGTTTGGTAGATGGCAGCAAAGCTGAATCCGAGGAAATGTAG
- the LOC140862053 gene encoding 3-hydroxyacyl-[acyl-carrier-protein] dehydratase FERN, mitochondrial, whose amino-acid sequence MVMNRPLLKSICSLRHYSASSANVLKTGGILKQARTFSDSDIADYSKLTHDFNPLHFDLKCAKQAGFTEFPVPGMLVASLFPRIIACHFPGAVYVKQELKFRAPVFVGDKVVGEVQAKNIRQIKEIFLVKFVTTCSKDGEVVVIGGEAMAILPTLSIKQP is encoded by the exons ATGGTGATGAACCGACCCTTGTTAAAATCCATATGCTCTTTAAGGCACTATTCAGCATCCTCGGCAAATGTGCTGAAAACAGGGGGCATTTTAAAGCAGGCCAGAACCTTTTCAGATTCTGACATCGCTGATTACTCGAAACTGACCCATGACTTCAACCCATTACACTTTGATTTGAAATGTGCCAAACAAGCTGGTTTTACAGAGTTCCCTGTCCCCGGAATGCTCGTGGCTTCCTTGTTTCCTAGAATCATTGCTTGCCACTTC CCGGGGGCTGTATATGTGAAGCAAGAACTGAAGTTCAGGGCACCAGTTTTCGTTGGAGATAAGGTTGTCGGAGAAGTACAGGCGAAAAACATTAGACAgattaaagaaattttttt GGTGAAGTTTGTGACCACATGCTCCAAAGACGGTGAAGTAGTTGTGATTGGCGGTGAGGCTATGGCTATATTACCTACGCTGTCTATAAAACAACCATGA